The Carassius gibelio isolate Cgi1373 ecotype wild population from Czech Republic chromosome B11, carGib1.2-hapl.c, whole genome shotgun sequence genomic sequence CATTTTATGGCAATTAGTATTAATTATATTGAACTATAGATGAAATGGTAGATGGTAGAAATGGTTACTCTTTGACTAACATTCATGTAAAATTGACCAGGTGGGCCAGACATCAGCTGGTATCAGTGGATTTCCAAGTGCATTTGCGTTATGAATCCACACTGAATGGGAGAATCTGAGATTGAATCATTCATTACCTTATGTTCAGTGCATCAAAAAACCCTACACATTCATGTCCTACAAAGATGACTACATTTCCAACATCAAAGTACTGCTCTAAACTCGTAGCAAATCCTGTGTAAACCTATTCCAATGCCAGAACACACTCCGTAATGCACTTCATCCCACCATAGACCTCTTCCGTCCTCTCAGTCGAACTTCATCCAGTTTCTTGATGACCGCAGGTGACTTTTTGGATGAAGCGGTGTAACTTTTCAGAAGTCTCTCAAACAAAGTCTCTGTTTTGGGATGAGTGCTGAGAAAAGCTTTCTCCAACACGTACAGATCAACTCCTTTGTCTTCTGGTAGAGCAGAAATGTAACTCAACCCAAAGTCAATCAGAACCAGCTTCATGTTGTGGTCTTCAGCTCCACTGACCAGAAGCATGTTGGAGGTGGTGAGATCACCGTGGATGACATCTTCATCGTGCATCTGCGCCAGGATTTCACCGATCTTGTCTACTAGAGTCTGGAGATGCTGTGGGTTTTGTTCTGATGCTTGAGCCGATGCGATGTGGTCTCTTACTGACACGGAGTGAATAATATCCTCCAAGAAGATGCAATGAGTGGTGTAGTCAACAAAATAAACAACGGGTGCATTGATACCTGGGACAAAGGAAAGTCATAGATCACTGAGAgatgttaattacatttaaattagttcAATTAGCAGATTATTGTGTGTGGACTCGTAATGCAGCGTGATGGaaaaaattaatttgtcaaaCCCTTTAAAATGAACTATgaggaaaatattttattgaagccTCTCACTGAAAATTCAGTAATCATCTCCTACCatgaagttgttccaaacctgttattTTTCTGATG encodes the following:
- the tp53rk gene encoding EKC/KEOPS complex subunit TP53RK — protein: MAHSDSVKAGVPSYLKEAQMIKQGAEARVYRGTFLGRSVVIKERFTKLYRHPEVDEKLTRRRTTQEVRSILRCRRAGINAPVVYFVDYTTHCIFLEDIIHSVSVRDHIASAQASEQNPQHLQTLVDKIGEILAQMHDEDVIHGDLTTSNMLLVSGAEDHNMKLVLIDFGLSYISALPEDKGVDLYVLEKAFLSTHPKTETLFERLLKSYTASSKKSPAVIKKLDEVRLRGRKRSMVG